One stretch of Brevibacillus laterosporus DNA includes these proteins:
- a CDS encoding spore gernimation protein yields the protein MKRIAFVMYAVLALLVAACSNNPVAVEPGNGTTSEQTAKEEKQQTLTLYYVDNDVTKLVEEKQQINKPESDKAKYEKAMELLGKPTKPEHNPLWKDFGYHSITFENGTLTIDAKGTNQYNLGSGGEGFAIDALKQTMFQFPEVMKIIVLVDGKETESLMGHVSIDEPLTRSTP from the coding sequence ATGAAACGGATAGCATTTGTCATGTATGCCGTTCTTGCCCTATTGGTGGCTGCATGTAGCAATAATCCTGTGGCTGTGGAGCCAGGAAACGGCACTACATCTGAACAGACTGCTAAGGAAGAAAAGCAACAAACGCTTACGCTATACTACGTGGACAACGATGTAACTAAACTGGTGGAAGAAAAGCAACAGATTAACAAGCCAGAGTCTGATAAGGCCAAGTACGAAAAGGCAATGGAGCTACTAGGGAAACCAACCAAGCCTGAACATAATCCACTTTGGAAAGATTTCGGTTACCATTCTATTACGTTTGAAAATGGAACATTAACCATTGATGCTAAGGGAACAAACCAATACAATTTGGGTTCCGGCGGTGAGGGTTTTGCTATTGATGCGTTAAAACAGACCATGTTTCAATTCCCCGAGGTTATGAAAATCATTGTTCTCGTAGATGGTAAGGAGACAGAATCACTGATGGGGCATGTTAGTATAGATGAACCGTTAACTCGCTCTACACCATAA
- a CDS encoding AMIN domain-containing protein encodes MKKFVLGLVALSSFIWMAPQAIEAAGQSTQGNVQLRIEGRSINAEVPPVISKERTLVPVRVIAEGLGAKMDWNQAERKAKITKDNQEVVLQLNNKNAYINGKAQTLEAMPELVNNRMLLPLRFVGEALGATVGWDNDSRTVIVNQPIKAQINGQSLSASEKVYRWEDKILVPVKAIADRMGVSQDELTAKASWKKVIDSTTTVVSLQDVEASIGADVAEWDEKRNEVVITRMNRLTGIDPQDDSVQMETRYKVTPTVSVLQNPHRIVMDFPEMELSNKMRDQESKEIVIDQGKDSASSDHYVSQTDSPEKLENRELNTGEESLSTVSQQTQPLIRTIRYSQYQDNPKMVRVVVELNRASSYQLVPTNDGVKLQLQAKPQKTGYLIVVDAGHGGHDVGAKGTVGNYEKDFTLSVANRLVEYLKQHKEFQVVATRSTDTYLTLKERTDIANEINADVFISVHANAFNPETRGTETYYYNQNSLDLARVVHKHLLAATQFPDRKVKQNNFYVIKNTNMPAVLTETGFLTNQVENTQLMSPQFQDKVAKSLADAIVEYYQTY; translated from the coding sequence TTGAAAAAGTTTGTTTTAGGCTTAGTTGCCTTGAGCAGTTTCATTTGGATGGCACCCCAGGCAATAGAGGCCGCGGGACAATCGACACAGGGCAATGTACAATTACGAATTGAAGGCAGGAGTATTAATGCGGAAGTTCCTCCGGTCATCTCTAAAGAACGTACCCTTGTCCCTGTTCGCGTTATTGCAGAAGGTTTGGGAGCAAAGATGGATTGGAATCAGGCTGAGCGGAAGGCCAAGATTACGAAAGATAATCAAGAGGTCGTTTTGCAGCTCAACAACAAGAATGCTTACATAAATGGTAAAGCGCAAACCTTGGAGGCTATGCCTGAGCTCGTTAATAATCGGATGTTGTTGCCTCTACGATTTGTGGGGGAAGCGCTGGGAGCTACGGTAGGATGGGATAATGACAGCCGTACGGTAATTGTCAACCAACCAATTAAGGCGCAAATTAATGGACAATCTCTGTCCGCCAGTGAAAAAGTATATCGCTGGGAGGACAAAATTTTAGTACCAGTGAAGGCAATTGCAGACAGGATGGGTGTTTCACAAGACGAACTAACTGCCAAAGCCAGTTGGAAGAAAGTGATTGATTCCACGACGACCGTTGTATCGTTACAAGATGTAGAAGCAAGTATCGGAGCAGATGTAGCAGAGTGGGATGAAAAGCGCAATGAAGTGGTAATCACTCGTATGAACAGATTGACAGGGATTGACCCACAAGATGACAGTGTTCAGATGGAAACCAGATATAAGGTAACTCCAACTGTATCAGTCTTACAAAATCCCCATCGGATTGTAATGGATTTCCCAGAAATGGAACTATCCAATAAGATGCGTGATCAGGAAAGTAAAGAGATTGTGATTGACCAAGGAAAAGATAGCGCATCTTCCGATCATTACGTCTCTCAAACAGATAGTCCAGAAAAACTAGAAAATAGGGAGCTAAACACAGGTGAGGAATCCCTTAGCACCGTCTCTCAACAGACTCAACCGCTTATTCGTACCATTCGATACAGCCAGTATCAAGACAATCCAAAAATGGTCAGAGTTGTAGTTGAATTGAATCGGGCAAGTAGTTATCAGCTAGTACCGACAAATGACGGTGTAAAACTGCAATTACAGGCCAAGCCGCAAAAAACAGGATACCTAATAGTTGTAGATGCAGGACATGGCGGACATGATGTGGGAGCCAAAGGAACGGTTGGAAACTATGAAAAAGATTTTACTTTGTCTGTAGCTAATCGTTTAGTGGAGTATCTAAAACAGCACAAAGAATTTCAAGTGGTGGCAACCCGTAGTACCGATACGTATTTGACGTTAAAGGAGCGTACAGATATAGCTAATGAGATAAATGCAGATGTATTCATCTCTGTGCATGCTAACGCCTTTAATCCCGAAACAAGAGGAACAGAAACATACTATTACAATCAGAATAGCTTGGATTTAGCTCGTGTTGTTCATAAACATTTGTTGGCAGCGACCCAATTCCCAGATCGAAAAGTAAAACAAAATAATTTCTATGTGATAAAGAACACTAATATGCCTGCGGTATTGACAGAAACAGGCTTCCTAACCAATCAAGTCGAAAATACTCAATTAATGTCGCCGCAATTTCAAGATAAAGTAGCTAAATCATTAGCAGATGCGATTGTGGAATATTATCAAACCTATTGA
- a CDS encoding peptide ABC transporter substrate-binding protein — translation MNKSVFAALSSILVLSTALAGCGTASENKPGAVSGSGSTHEQVLRVNLHSEPPTADPGLADDNASSAILMATFDGLMRSGKDGKVTNSVAKDYKISEDGKTYTFDLRDSEWANGEKLTAKDFEYAWKRVLNPKTAASYAYQLYYLKNAEAYNKGNAKAEDVGVKAIDEHTLEVTLNNPTPFFLELTAFYTLYPVNEKVVTSSDKWAGEASTHVGNGPFKMESWKHKNEIVLVKNDKYWDKDNVKLEKIIYQMIDDENTELSMFENGDLDWAGQPNGMLPIDAIAPNKASGKAHIQPKAGIYWYKFNTEKAPFNNAKIRKAFAYAIDRKTITDNITQSGQIPATNLLPPTMALTKEGFFKDSDVDMAKKLLAEGMKEEGLTKLPPIEISFNTAEKHKKIAETIQDQWKKAFDIEVKLTNKEWKVFIDDMHRGNFQVGRNGWNADYNDPISFLQMFKDKTGGNNDTKWENAKYKELLNKADAETNPDVRNGYLAEAEKIIMEDMPVIPIYFDSNVWLQNDNLKGVVVDAMGNVDFKLTSFE, via the coding sequence ATGAATAAAAGCGTTTTTGCAGCTTTAAGCTCCATTTTAGTTCTTAGTACAGCTCTGGCTGGCTGTGGTACAGCCTCTGAGAATAAACCGGGAGCAGTTAGTGGTAGTGGTAGTACCCATGAACAAGTTCTACGTGTAAATTTACATTCAGAACCGCCTACTGCGGACCCTGGTTTAGCAGATGACAATGCTTCTTCTGCGATTTTGATGGCTACCTTTGATGGTTTGATGCGCTCAGGCAAAGACGGGAAAGTAACTAACTCAGTAGCGAAAGATTATAAAATTTCAGAAGATGGCAAAACTTATACATTTGATTTACGTGATTCTGAGTGGGCTAACGGTGAAAAGTTAACTGCAAAAGATTTTGAATATGCTTGGAAACGAGTACTTAATCCAAAGACAGCAGCTTCTTATGCGTATCAATTGTATTATTTGAAAAATGCAGAAGCTTATAATAAAGGGAATGCAAAGGCTGAGGACGTAGGTGTAAAAGCAATTGATGAACACACGCTTGAAGTAACCTTGAACAACCCAACGCCATTCTTCTTGGAGCTAACAGCTTTCTATACTCTTTACCCTGTAAACGAAAAAGTCGTGACATCTAGCGATAAATGGGCAGGAGAAGCAAGTACACATGTTGGTAACGGACCATTTAAAATGGAATCCTGGAAGCACAAGAATGAGATTGTCCTTGTGAAAAACGATAAATATTGGGATAAAGATAACGTGAAATTAGAAAAAATCATCTATCAAATGATCGATGATGAAAATACAGAGTTGTCTATGTTTGAAAATGGAGACCTTGATTGGGCAGGTCAACCTAATGGTATGTTACCAATTGATGCGATTGCTCCTAACAAGGCATCCGGCAAGGCACATATCCAACCTAAAGCAGGTATCTACTGGTACAAGTTTAATACGGAAAAAGCACCATTTAATAATGCGAAAATCCGTAAAGCATTTGCATACGCAATTGATCGTAAAACAATCACAGATAACATTACACAATCTGGTCAAATCCCGGCTACTAATCTTTTACCTCCAACCATGGCTTTAACAAAAGAAGGCTTCTTTAAAGATAGTGATGTGGATATGGCGAAAAAGCTTTTAGCGGAAGGTATGAAGGAAGAAGGCTTAACAAAGCTACCTCCAATCGAAATTTCCTTTAACACAGCGGAAAAACATAAGAAGATTGCGGAGACGATTCAAGATCAGTGGAAAAAAGCTTTTGATATTGAAGTGAAGCTGACTAACAAAGAGTGGAAAGTATTCATTGATGACATGCACAGAGGTAACTTCCAAGTAGGTCGCAATGGCTGGAATGCTGACTACAACGATCCAATTAGCTTCCTACAAATGTTTAAAGATAAAACAGGTGGTAACAACGACACCAAGTGGGAAAATGCAAAATACAAGGAATTGCTAAATAAAGCAGATGCCGAAACCAATCCAGATGTACGTAATGGTTATTTGGCAGAAGCCGAGAAAATCATTATGGAAGATATGCCGGTTATTCCGATTTACTTTGACTCCAATGTTTGGCTACAAAATGACAACCTGAAAGGTGTTGTTGTAGACGCAATGGGTAATGTAGATTTCAAGTTGACTTCCTTTGAATAA